A stretch of Mytilus edulis chromosome 11, xbMytEdul2.2, whole genome shotgun sequence DNA encodes these proteins:
- the LOC139495513 gene encoding uncharacterized protein, with amino-acid sequence MDEIINSVTKQTETEKQSEKNGANSSNSAKSSQDAKQREEQNNSTLEKSSVDEGAHSSNCAKSSQDAKQRKEKNNAIPHSSNSAKSSQDAKQRKEKNNAILEPWSVDEGADSSLNSAKSSQDVKQRKEKNNAIFETSSVDEGSESTDSESILSPMSPRTSSSEEKENTRSWKDALEQFQYSKRYFNIKSQK; translated from the exons ATGGATGAAATCATAAACTCTgtgacaaaacaaacagaaacagaaaaacagtcagagaaaaatg GTGCTAATTCTAGTAATTCTGCTAAATCCAGTCAGGATGCCAAACAAAGAGAAGAACAGAATAACTCCACTCTTGAGAAATCATCTGTAGATGAAG GTGCTCATTCTAGTAATTGTGCTAAATCCAGTCAGGATGccaaacaaagaaaagaaaagaataatgccATTCCTCATTCTAGTAATTCTGCAAAATCCAGTCAGGATGccaaacaaagaaaagaaaagaataatgccATTCTTGAACCATGGTCTGTAGATGAAG GTGCTGATTCTAGTTTAAATTCTGCTAAATCCAGTCAGGATGtcaaacaaagaaaagaaaagaataatgccATTTTTGAAACATCGTCTGTAGATGAAG GCTCAGAATCTACTGATTCTGAATCAATTTTGAGTCCAATGTCACCTCGTACTAGCTCAAGTGAGGAAAAGGAAAATACAAGGAGTTGGAAGGACGCCCTAGAACAATTTCAGTATAGCAAAAggtattttaatattaaaagccaaaaataa